A genomic window from Streptomyces mirabilis includes:
- a CDS encoding DUF6777 domain-containing protein: MVHIPTRAFVMACALSAALLVAGCGGRGGERAASGADGGEVFLQSVAGGGRDPFTASTAADSPFITRMPYPATPANRGSAAQGVRSFPGSTPGLYGGTRAVGSCDVGKQIGFLSSDPGKARSFAQAAGVPQAAVPDFLRGLTSVVLRADTQVTDHGFRDGRATSFQSVLQRGTAVLVDDRGVPRVRCAGGNPLNPPVVSRTTPGIQGQPWSGFRPGNVVVVTPASTAIRNITIIDIVDNRWIARRIGDDGHRDVVLRPPVSAASPGRRTDASPGTSPGTSPGTSPSTAPEQSPRTGPFADERPSDCVAPTLTVTPEGTPGMPDRGAPAEAPVAAVSDCLPPTTTAPPTASPTVSPTASPTPRPDISLPPLAPRTPAPTSTESDRNAPQDPLAPLDPSEEEIGPDTVPEIPDLPDGGGLIPDESPDADTVFDAPTDVFDG; encoded by the coding sequence GTGGTGCACATACCCACCCGAGCCTTCGTCATGGCCTGCGCGCTCTCGGCGGCGCTCCTCGTCGCCGGGTGTGGCGGCCGAGGCGGCGAGAGGGCCGCGTCCGGGGCCGACGGCGGTGAGGTCTTCCTGCAGTCGGTCGCCGGCGGCGGCCGCGACCCGTTCACCGCGTCCACCGCCGCCGACTCGCCGTTCATCACCCGAATGCCGTACCCGGCGACACCCGCGAACCGTGGCTCCGCCGCGCAGGGCGTGCGCTCCTTCCCCGGCTCCACACCCGGCCTCTACGGCGGCACCAGGGCCGTCGGTAGCTGTGACGTCGGGAAGCAGATCGGCTTCCTCTCCTCGGACCCCGGCAAGGCGCGCTCCTTCGCGCAGGCGGCAGGCGTCCCGCAAGCGGCCGTCCCGGACTTTCTGCGCGGTCTGACCTCGGTCGTGCTGCGCGCCGACACACAGGTCACCGACCACGGCTTCCGGGACGGCCGGGCGACCAGCTTCCAGTCGGTGCTCCAGCGGGGCACCGCGGTCCTCGTCGACGACCGGGGCGTGCCGCGTGTGCGCTGCGCCGGCGGCAACCCGCTGAACCCGCCCGTCGTGTCCAGGACGACCCCGGGGATCCAGGGGCAGCCCTGGTCCGGTTTCCGTCCTGGCAACGTTGTCGTCGTGACCCCGGCGTCCACCGCGATCAGGAACATCACGATCATCGACATCGTCGACAACAGGTGGATCGCGCGGCGGATCGGGGACGACGGCCACCGGGACGTCGTCCTGCGGCCGCCCGTCTCGGCCGCGAGCCCAGGCCGTCGCACCGACGCAAGCCCCGGCACAAGTCCCGGTACGAGTCCCGGTACCAGCCCGAGCACGGCCCCGGAGCAGAGCCCGCGGACGGGCCCCTTCGCGGACGAGCGGCCGTCCGACTGTGTGGCGCCCACCCTGACCGTCACCCCGGAGGGAACCCCGGGCATGCCGGACCGCGGCGCGCCGGCGGAGGCTCCGGTGGCCGCGGTGTCGGACTGTCTCCCGCCCACCACGACCGCCCCGCCGACCGCCTCTCCGACGGTCTCGCCGACCGCCTCTCCGACCCCACGGCCCGACATCTCCCTGCCGCCCCTGGCGCCGCGGACCCCCGCCCCCACCTCCACGGAGAGCGACCGGAACGCCCCGCAGGACCCCCTCGCCCCGCTGGACCCCTCGGAGGAGGAGATCGGCCCCGACACCGTTCCGGAGATCCCCGACCTGCCCGACGGCGGTGGTCTCATCCCCGACGAGTCGCCCGACGCGGACACCGTCTTCGACGCCCCGACGGACGTCTTCGACGGCTGA